The Ensifer adhaerens genome contains a region encoding:
- a CDS encoding amino acid ABC transporter permease, translated as MSFLRSVRPSNLIILTALPFIIYLFISSGDYQRSLRAILGVENGSSAFVPGFLALAIAFTSGIAVLVLSRAKAPRPRLANVAALLNLAAAAVLVIGHNIHPFIASVVANGVDPFKSTLIVKGMTPRQLTEAADLMVQGVEAWLFPVYFAVTLAGLGLYFMSSRADAPSDGKARRVARWIIGLVNGAGLVFVFFFAHIAFAAGVATTIRAAIAAYLLAALMGLVWVGLLQLHSTVRTSLYFSIATLVLAVSAGWFLMQPRDTYVLAGTLDGKVGIVTNTPAGLISAVRFGQYDGAPQTETPVRTFVGPAEALASIAKSEGVSGALLPAASAPADMPVLWKTEALNDRDRAAGVTVAVLAIILGLLTFGGYLHQRHPLAIGSEFIVDTIRGIPMLVIVLYVGLPLSGALKDATQGVLDPPNLMRGIVAMALAYSAYLAEIFRSGINAIPVGQVEAARSIGLNRWQTARLVVLPQAFRIIIPPLGNELIAILKDTSLLSILSIRDITQRMREFQSASFLPFAPYNSAAIFYIFLTLAAASLVNMIERKYDIKHR; from the coding sequence ATGTCGTTCCTGAGAAGCGTGCGTCCGAGCAATCTGATCATCCTGACCGCGCTGCCCTTCATCATCTATCTTTTCATTTCCTCCGGCGACTACCAGCGCTCGTTGAGGGCGATCCTTGGTGTCGAAAATGGCTCGTCAGCCTTCGTGCCGGGCTTTCTGGCGCTGGCGATCGCGTTCACCTCGGGCATCGCCGTGCTCGTGCTGTCGCGGGCGAAGGCGCCACGTCCGCGCCTGGCAAACGTGGCGGCGCTGCTCAATCTCGCTGCGGCTGCCGTTCTCGTCATCGGCCACAATATCCATCCCTTCATCGCATCCGTCGTCGCCAATGGCGTCGATCCGTTCAAGTCTACGCTGATCGTCAAGGGCATGACCCCGCGGCAGCTGACCGAAGCTGCGGATCTGATGGTGCAGGGTGTCGAGGCCTGGCTATTTCCCGTCTATTTCGCCGTCACTCTGGCTGGCCTCGGTCTCTACTTCATGAGCAGCCGTGCCGATGCCCCTTCCGATGGAAAGGCGCGTCGCGTCGCCCGCTGGATTATCGGCCTGGTCAACGGCGCGGGTTTGGTTTTCGTTTTCTTCTTCGCCCATATCGCCTTTGCTGCCGGTGTGGCGACCACCATCCGCGCGGCGATCGCCGCCTATCTCCTGGCTGCGCTCATGGGGCTCGTCTGGGTCGGGCTGCTGCAATTGCATTCGACGGTCAGGACCAGCCTCTATTTCTCGATTGCCACGCTGGTATTGGCCGTTTCTGCCGGCTGGTTCCTCATGCAGCCACGCGACACCTACGTGCTGGCCGGTACGCTGGACGGCAAGGTCGGTATCGTCACCAACACGCCGGCAGGCCTGATCAGCGCCGTGCGCTTTGGCCAGTATGACGGCGCGCCGCAGACGGAAACGCCGGTGCGTACTTTTGTCGGCCCGGCCGAGGCGCTTGCCTCGATTGCCAAGAGCGAGGGCGTTTCGGGGGCCCTGCTGCCGGCTGCCTCCGCGCCGGCCGATATGCCGGTCCTCTGGAAGACCGAGGCACTGAACGACCGCGATCGTGCCGCCGGCGTCACCGTCGCCGTTCTTGCGATCATCCTTGGCCTTCTCACTTTCGGCGGCTATCTGCACCAGCGCCATCCGCTGGCGATCGGATCGGAGTTCATCGTCGACACGATCCGCGGCATTCCGATGCTGGTGATCGTGCTCTATGTCGGCCTACCCTTGAGCGGAGCGCTGAAGGACGCGACCCAAGGAGTGCTCGATCCGCCGAACCTGATGCGCGGCATCGTCGCCATGGCGCTTGCCTATTCGGCGTATCTTGCCGAAATCTTCCGCTCGGGCATCAACGCCATCCCCGTCGGTCAGGTCGAGGCGGCGCGCAGCATCGGCCTCAACCGCTGGCAGACGGCGCGCCTTGTCGTGCTGCCGCAGGCCTTCCGCATCATCATCCCGCCGCTCGGTAACGAACTGATCGCGATCCTCAAGGACACGTCGCTGCTGTCGATCCTGTCGATCCGTGACATCACCCAGCGCATGCGTGAGTTCCAGTCGGCAAGCTTCCTGCCGTTCGCACCCTATAACTCGGCGGCGATCTTCTACATCTTCCTGACGCTGGCGGCGGCAAGCCTCGTCAACATGATCGAGCGGAAATATGACATCAAGCACCGCTAG
- a CDS encoding SDR family oxidoreductase has translation MLITGASRGLGAELARIYAEDGWRVIACVRGSAPHAGATDRLPLDVADPASIVALGEALQGVAIDVLINNAAVRGDTGGLSTLDTDEFLEVMRINALAPLLVTRALRANLRAGERRVVANISSRAGSLAEGTLDDDDGDYAYRCSKAALNMATVKLAQDLKGEGISVLSLHPGWVQTDMGGSDAVVSVAASAAGLKAIVDNSDMAASGSFRAYDGRRVSW, from the coding sequence GTGCTGATTACTGGCGCCTCCCGCGGGCTCGGCGCCGAATTGGCTCGGATCTATGCCGAGGACGGTTGGCGCGTCATCGCCTGTGTGCGGGGCTCAGCCCCGCACGCAGGGGCGACAGACCGGCTACCGCTCGACGTTGCAGATCCCGCATCGATCGTTGCTTTGGGAGAGGCGCTGCAGGGCGTCGCGATCGACGTTCTGATCAACAATGCGGCTGTGCGTGGCGACACGGGCGGTCTTTCGACGCTCGATACGGACGAATTTCTTGAAGTGATGCGGATCAATGCGTTGGCGCCGCTTTTGGTGACGCGAGCGCTTCGAGCCAACTTACGGGCCGGCGAGCGCCGCGTCGTTGCCAATATCAGCAGCCGCGCCGGGTCGCTCGCCGAAGGTACGCTCGACGATGATGACGGCGACTATGCCTACCGCTGCTCCAAGGCGGCGCTGAACATGGCAACGGTCAAGCTCGCGCAGGATCTGAAGGGTGAAGGGATATCCGTACTCTCGCTGCATCCCGGCTGGGTGCAGACGGACATGGGCGGCAGCGATGCGGTCGTTTCGGTGGCTGCGAGTGCGGCCGGGCTGAAGGCGATCGTCGACAACTCAGATATGGCCGCTAGCGGCAGTTTCCGCGCCTATGACGGGCGGCGGGTTTCGTGGTGA
- a CDS encoding aminotransferase class III-fold pyridoxal phosphate-dependent enzyme, whose translation MADRDLRTQQELATIRTWLSEAHGIEANLSPLPGEHDLNYRVSAADGREFLLKLHAAGDADDLDMQVAVLEHLAAKASDLPLSRALRDRGGAVSSKIELRGPRTARLLSWLPGDIWAKAPVRSAASAESLGRLLAGLDRSLEGFTHAGAKRLYAWDIGRADMHRKHVELIDGVDKRAAVDMILDHFASAVLPGLTTCPMQVIHNDANDYNVLLDEKGEVSGLLDFGDMVETFRVIEIAVASAYALIGSTDPVGTLAALAGAYHRVNPLSETEVELVFDLVLTRYAVSMCMAAKQIRDNPENTYLLVSQGDVWRELNRLQGENRAIAIARIRDACSLAPIPHAAAVVRWLEKNAHDFAPIVRTGVTKPKVAVFNFSASGPEAAQWASLDAADAEARIAAQIGSEHAAFGIGLYGEDRGIYQGDAYKTSVEGARRSVHLGVDIFAPAGEPVSAPFAGKVAFIHDDAVAYGFGPTVLLEHEIEGGVRFWTLYGHLSRDSVAKLSEGQVIAKGEVFAAFGAAGENGSWAPHLHFQIVTDHLGLGGQMHGVGVGDQWQVWREVSPDPSVVLGLSVPVSVIVPRDKAFLVRERHRRIGRSLSIAYSAAPLKIIGGEGAHLIDEDGTRWLDMVNNVCHVGHCHPRVVKAAQAQMQRLNTNSRYLHDSLVEYSRRLAAQFPDPLNVCFFVNSGSEANDLAIRLARAYTGNRDIVTVDHAYHGHLSSLIDVSPYKFAGKGGEGQVAHVKVAEMPDLYRGRYRYGDVDAGRKYAEDVRNQVAALEADGRRPALFFSEGILGTGGQLSLPEGYLREAYAHVRAAGGLCLADEVQVGFGRVGSHMWAHEMQGVTPDIVTMGKPIGNGHPMAAVVTTEAIAASFANGMEYFNTFGGNPVSAEIGLAVLDVIRDERLMHHCRVVGDRLMDGARALAAKHAIIGDVRGHGLFNGIELVRDRETLEPAARELDFVIAEMKRKHRILLSSEGPHHNVLKVKPPAPFSAEDCDRFLNALDETLGRLSV comes from the coding sequence ATGGCAGATAGAGATTTGAGAACCCAGCAGGAACTGGCGACGATCCGTACCTGGCTCAGCGAAGCCCATGGCATCGAGGCGAACCTTTCGCCGTTGCCGGGCGAACATGATCTCAACTACCGGGTTTCTGCAGCCGACGGGCGTGAGTTCCTGCTGAAGCTGCACGCGGCCGGCGATGCGGATGACCTGGACATGCAGGTGGCGGTGCTCGAACATCTTGCCGCCAAGGCGTCGGATTTGCCGCTGTCGCGCGCCTTGCGCGATCGCGGCGGCGCCGTCTCCAGCAAGATCGAACTTCGCGGTCCGCGCACGGCGCGGCTCCTGTCGTGGCTTCCCGGAGATATCTGGGCGAAGGCGCCGGTGCGCAGCGCCGCCAGTGCGGAAAGCCTTGGACGCCTGTTGGCCGGTCTTGATCGCAGCCTCGAAGGCTTCACGCACGCCGGCGCCAAGCGGCTCTATGCCTGGGACATCGGCCGGGCCGACATGCATCGCAAACATGTGGAACTGATCGACGGTGTTGACAAGCGGGCGGCAGTTGACATGATCCTCGATCATTTCGCGTCGGCGGTTCTGCCGGGCCTGACGACCTGCCCGATGCAGGTCATTCACAACGACGCCAACGACTACAACGTGCTGCTCGACGAGAAGGGCGAGGTGAGCGGGCTGCTCGATTTCGGCGATATGGTCGAAACCTTTCGGGTGATCGAAATTGCCGTCGCCTCGGCCTATGCGCTGATCGGATCGACCGATCCCGTCGGGACCCTTGCCGCCCTTGCCGGTGCCTACCATCGGGTCAATCCACTAAGTGAAACCGAAGTCGAACTGGTCTTCGATTTGGTGTTGACCCGCTACGCCGTCAGCATGTGCATGGCGGCAAAGCAGATCCGCGACAATCCGGAGAATACCTACCTGCTCGTTAGCCAGGGGGACGTCTGGCGCGAGCTGAACCGCCTGCAAGGCGAGAACCGTGCGATCGCTATCGCTCGCATCCGCGACGCCTGCAGCCTTGCACCCATTCCGCATGCAGCGGCCGTCGTTCGCTGGCTCGAAAAGAATGCGCATGATTTCGCGCCGATCGTGCGCACTGGCGTTACCAAGCCGAAGGTCGCGGTCTTCAATTTTTCCGCTTCCGGTCCGGAGGCGGCACAATGGGCAAGCCTCGATGCGGCGGACGCGGAGGCGCGTATCGCCGCACAGATCGGCAGTGAGCATGCCGCATTCGGTATCGGCCTTTATGGCGAGGATCGCGGGATCTATCAGGGCGACGCCTATAAGACGTCGGTCGAGGGCGCGCGTCGCTCGGTGCATCTCGGTGTCGATATCTTTGCGCCGGCGGGAGAGCCGGTTTCGGCGCCCTTTGCCGGCAAGGTCGCTTTCATTCATGACGACGCTGTTGCCTACGGCTTCGGCCCAACCGTTCTTCTCGAACATGAGATCGAAGGTGGCGTGCGCTTCTGGACGCTCTATGGGCACCTCTCGCGCGATAGCGTTGCTAAACTCTCCGAGGGGCAGGTGATTGCCAAGGGCGAAGTCTTTGCCGCCTTCGGCGCGGCAGGCGAAAACGGCAGCTGGGCGCCGCACCTGCATTTCCAGATCGTCACCGATCACCTCGGTCTCGGAGGTCAAATGCACGGCGTCGGCGTTGGCGACCAGTGGCAGGTATGGCGCGAGGTGAGCCCGGACCCGAGCGTCGTGCTCGGTCTCTCCGTGCCTGTTTCGGTGATCGTGCCGCGCGATAAGGCCTTCCTTGTGCGTGAGCGCCATCGTCGCATCGGCCGGTCGCTGAGCATTGCCTATAGCGCTGCACCGCTCAAGATCATCGGCGGCGAGGGGGCGCATCTGATCGACGAGGACGGCACGCGCTGGCTCGACATGGTCAACAATGTCTGCCACGTCGGCCATTGCCATCCACGTGTGGTCAAGGCAGCGCAGGCGCAGATGCAGCGGCTCAACACCAATTCTCGCTACCTGCACGATTCTCTGGTCGAATACTCCCGCCGGCTCGCGGCCCAGTTTCCGGATCCGTTGAACGTCTGCTTCTTCGTCAACTCCGGTAGTGAGGCGAACGACCTCGCAATCCGGCTTGCGCGTGCCTATACCGGCAATCGCGACATCGTCACCGTCGACCATGCCTATCACGGGCACCTGTCGAGCCTGATTGACGTCAGCCCCTACAAGTTCGCCGGCAAGGGCGGGGAAGGGCAGGTGGCGCATGTGAAGGTCGCCGAGATGCCCGATCTCTACCGCGGGCGCTATCGCTACGGCGATGTCGATGCCGGCCGCAAATATGCCGAGGACGTGCGCAACCAGGTCGCGGCCCTTGAGGCCGACGGCCGTCGTCCGGCGCTGTTCTTCAGCGAAGGCATTCTCGGCACCGGTGGGCAGCTGTCGCTGCCGGAGGGGTATCTTCGCGAAGCCTATGCGCACGTGCGCGCAGCCGGCGGTCTCTGCCTTGCCGACGAGGTGCAGGTGGGTTTCGGCCGTGTCGGCAGCCACATGTGGGCGCACGAGATGCAGGGGGTTACGCCCGATATCGTCACCATGGGCAAGCCGATCGGCAACGGCCATCCGATGGCGGCCGTCGTTACGACCGAGGCGATTGCCGCCTCCTTTGCCAACGGCATGGAGTATTTCAACACCTTCGGTGGCAATCCGGTTTCGGCCGAAATCGGCCTTGCCGTGCTCGACGTCATCCGCGACGAGCGGCTGATGCATCATTGCCGTGTCGTCGGCGACCGGCTGATGGATGGCGCACGGGCGCTTGCCGCAAAACATGCGATCATCGGCGACGTCAGGGGGCATGGCCTCTTCAACGGTATCGAACTGGTGCGCGACCGCGAGACGCTGGAGCCGGCGGCGCGCGAGCTCGACTTCGTCATTGCTGAGATGAAGCGTAAGCATCGCATTCTGCTCAGCAGCGAGGGGCCGCACCACAATGTGTTGAAGGTAAAGCCGCCGGCGCCCTTCAGCGCGGAGGATTGTGACCGCTTCCTCAATGCGCTCGACGAGACGCTCGGGCGTCTAAGCGTCTGA
- a CDS encoding ABC transporter ATP-binding protein, producing MAAIRIDNLRKGFGSLEVLKGINLDIADGEFVCFLGPSGCGKSTLLRSIAGLEDLDGGSIHLGDRDITDVASAKRDIAMVFQNYALYPHMNVRKNLSFGLALNGMKRDEIDRRVDNAADILRIKELLARKPRQLSGGQRQRVAIGRAIVREPKLFLLDEPLSNLDAGLRVTMRVELAALHERLGVTMIYVTHDQVEAMTLSDRVVVLDKGKVSQFGTPLELFYQPANLFVAGFIGSPRMNFVTTEVTEQVDASVTLNGGGLAHPLTLEMLTAAPIAKAKSVTLGIRPDKIELVSAEEGHLVGDVRLVERLGTESHVHISLENGSDMTAVVRGTHPVSARERVHLRLPAEHCHLFDGDGQAVARRLDGETQALINQEKAKRVA from the coding sequence TTGGCAGCGATCCGCATCGACAATTTGCGCAAAGGCTTTGGTTCGCTCGAAGTCTTGAAGGGTATCAACCTCGATATCGCCGACGGCGAGTTCGTCTGCTTCCTTGGCCCGTCGGGCTGCGGCAAGAGCACGCTGCTGCGTTCCATCGCCGGTCTCGAGGATCTCGACGGTGGCTCGATCCATCTTGGCGACCGCGACATCACCGACGTCGCGTCGGCCAAGCGCGACATCGCCATGGTCTTCCAGAACTACGCGCTCTATCCGCATATGAATGTGCGCAAAAACCTGTCCTTCGGCCTGGCGTTGAACGGGATGAAGCGCGACGAGATCGATCGCCGCGTCGACAATGCCGCCGACATCCTGCGCATCAAGGAGCTGCTGGCCCGCAAGCCGCGCCAGCTTTCCGGCGGCCAGCGTCAGCGCGTGGCGATCGGTCGCGCCATCGTGCGCGAGCCAAAACTCTTCCTGCTCGATGAGCCGCTCTCGAACCTCGATGCCGGGCTTCGCGTCACCATGCGCGTCGAGCTTGCCGCTCTGCATGAGCGCCTCGGCGTGACGATGATCTATGTCACCCACGACCAGGTGGAAGCGATGACGCTTTCCGACCGTGTCGTCGTGCTCGACAAGGGCAAGGTCAGCCAGTTCGGTACGCCGCTCGAACTGTTCTACCAGCCGGCCAATCTGTTCGTCGCCGGCTTTATCGGCTCGCCGCGTATGAATTTCGTCACGACCGAAGTGACCGAGCAGGTCGACGCATCCGTGACGCTCAATGGCGGTGGTCTTGCCCATCCGCTGACGCTCGAAATGCTCACGGCGGCACCGATCGCCAAGGCGAAATCCGTCACGCTCGGCATTCGCCCGGACAAGATCGAGCTGGTCTCGGCCGAAGAAGGCCATCTCGTCGGCGACGTGCGCCTGGTCGAGCGGCTCGGCACCGAGAGCCACGTCCATATCAGCCTCGAGAACGGCAGCGACATGACCGCCGTCGTGCGTGGCACGCATCCGGTGTCGGCACGCGAACGCGTGCATCTGCGCCTGCCGGCCGAACACTGCCATCTCTTCGACGGTGATGGCCAGGCGGTCGCGCGGCGTCTCGATGGCGAAACGCAGGCGCTCATCAATCAGGAAAAGGCAAAGCGGGTCGCGTAA
- a CDS encoding ABC transporter substrate-binding protein translates to MLNRKSIIGSLMVLAMAGTATARAEETLRFATWDTDESLAIQQEIAKKFEEKHPGVKVQVEPYADGYDQKLIAAFGAGNPPDVMYMWNFPQYYTSLKPLDDLIAKDAAELKPDDFPQGLMNTVRVEGKTYGMPSGFTTQVVFYNKDMFAKAGVEEPKDGWTWDDLRAKAAKFRDEPNKVYGFAVDAKPDPYDFEQFLWSNGTKYISDDGKKIDGYMNSDAAAQVLDMFADMAKKQEAITLNLGDDTSGSTLFKGGKIAMFQSAMWSKSGIDASGIKYGVAPLPKFGDKTAHSALGVSAISIAKDAAHPDLAWEFVKFFSSPEAVAMRVNDLPVRTSVAEEKGMTKDPIYKPFFDILATSNTETHAFLKNANWGKVQDNLARAIEATMIDQGNAKQHLDDAVNRSKRLIK, encoded by the coding sequence ATGCTCAACAGGAAGTCGATCATCGGCTCGCTGATGGTTCTGGCAATGGCCGGAACTGCCACGGCCCGCGCGGAAGAGACCTTGCGCTTTGCGACCTGGGACACGGACGAAAGCCTGGCGATCCAGCAGGAAATCGCCAAGAAGTTCGAGGAAAAGCATCCGGGCGTGAAGGTCCAGGTCGAGCCCTATGCCGATGGTTACGACCAGAAGCTGATCGCCGCTTTCGGCGCCGGCAACCCGCCCGATGTCATGTATATGTGGAACTTCCCGCAATACTACACGTCACTGAAGCCGCTTGACGATTTGATCGCCAAGGACGCGGCCGAGCTCAAGCCCGACGATTTCCCGCAGGGCCTGATGAACACGGTTCGTGTCGAGGGCAAGACCTACGGCATGCCGTCGGGCTTCACCACCCAGGTCGTCTTCTACAACAAGGACATGTTCGCCAAGGCCGGCGTCGAGGAGCCGAAGGACGGCTGGACCTGGGACGACCTGCGCGCCAAGGCCGCCAAGTTCCGCGACGAGCCGAACAAGGTCTACGGCTTCGCCGTCGACGCCAAGCCCGATCCTTACGACTTCGAGCAGTTCCTCTGGTCGAACGGCACCAAGTACATCTCCGACGACGGCAAGAAAATCGACGGCTACATGAACAGCGATGCGGCCGCTCAGGTGCTCGACATGTTCGCCGACATGGCCAAGAAGCAGGAAGCGATCACGCTGAACCTCGGCGACGACACATCGGGCAGCACGCTCTTCAAGGGCGGCAAGATCGCCATGTTCCAGAGCGCCATGTGGTCGAAGTCCGGCATCGACGCATCCGGCATCAAGTATGGCGTAGCGCCACTGCCGAAGTTCGGCGACAAGACCGCCCATTCCGCACTCGGCGTCTCGGCGATCTCGATCGCCAAGGACGCGGCCCATCCGGATCTCGCCTGGGAATTCGTCAAGTTCTTCTCGTCGCCCGAAGCCGTCGCCATGCGCGTCAACGACCTGCCGGTGCGCACCAGCGTGGCTGAAGAAAAGGGCATGACCAAGGACCCGATCTACAAGCCCTTCTTCGACATTCTGGCGACCTCCAACACCGAGACCCACGCGTTCCTGAAGAACGCCAACTGGGGCAAGGTCCAGGACAATCTCGCCCGCGCCATCGAAGCAACGATGATCGACCAGGGCAATGCCAAGCAGCATCTCGACGATGCGGTCAACCGCTCCAAGCGTCTGATCAAGTAA
- a CDS encoding carbohydrate ABC transporter permease: protein MDMTYAGAESKVARRKRSAIARYAAPYLFISPWILGFLFFTLGPLVFSLTMSFYDWPVVGERTFVGLENYRSMLFEDPQFWESLWITVKFAAIYVPFNIVMSFLLALMLHHITFASGFFRTAFYLPSVISGVALVTIWSWIYSREYGLLNFMLSFVGIDGPNWLGDPNLAIVAIIIASLWGLGGTMLILLTGLKAIPKELYEAATVSGVPGWAQMVFITLPMLGPMLLFTFITSIISAFQQLTIALLLTKGGPLGSTYFFAMYIYDNAFKYFDMGYAAAGSWVMFIIVLLLSLGVMRWSAAWVYYEGEVRENDGDRNA, encoded by the coding sequence ATGGATATGACCTATGCCGGTGCAGAGTCTAAGGTGGCAAGGCGCAAGCGCTCCGCCATCGCGCGCTATGCAGCACCCTATCTGTTCATCTCCCCGTGGATCCTCGGGTTCCTGTTCTTCACGCTCGGCCCGCTCGTCTTCTCGCTGACGATGAGCTTCTACGACTGGCCGGTGGTCGGTGAACGCACGTTCGTCGGGCTCGAGAACTATCGGTCCATGCTGTTCGAGGACCCGCAGTTCTGGGAAAGCCTCTGGATCACGGTGAAGTTCGCGGCGATCTACGTGCCGTTCAACATCGTCATGTCGTTCCTGCTGGCGCTGATGCTGCATCATATCACGTTCGCCAGCGGCTTCTTCCGCACCGCCTTCTACCTGCCGAGCGTCATTTCCGGCGTGGCTTTGGTGACGATCTGGAGCTGGATCTACAGCCGGGAATACGGCCTTTTGAACTTCATGCTGTCCTTCGTCGGCATCGACGGGCCGAACTGGCTCGGTGATCCGAACCTTGCGATCGTTGCGATCATCATCGCCAGTCTCTGGGGCCTTGGCGGCACCATGCTGATCCTTCTGACCGGTCTGAAAGCGATCCCCAAGGAACTCTATGAGGCCGCGACCGTCTCGGGCGTTCCCGGCTGGGCGCAGATGGTGTTTATCACCCTGCCGATGCTCGGGCCGATGCTGCTCTTCACCTTCATCACCTCGATCATCTCGGCCTTCCAGCAGCTGACGATCGCGCTGCTTCTGACCAAGGGCGGGCCGCTCGGTTCCACCTATTTCTTCGCCATGTACATCTACGACAACGCCTTCAAGTATTTCGACATGGGTTATGCCGCCGCCGGCTCCTGGGTGATGTTCATCATCGTGCTTCTGCTCAGCCTCGGCGTCATGCGCTGGTCGGCCGCCTGGGTCTATTACGAAGGCGAAGTCCGCGAGAATGATGGAGACCGCAATGCGTAA